The genomic DNA GCCACGGCCTCCGCCGCGCCGGGGCGCAGCCGGTCGGCGAAGGTGAAGGCCACCGGCGCCGCACCTTCGAGGGAAAGCCACGTCGCCGTGTCCTCGCCCGCCTCCGCACCAACCCATTCCGCCCGGCCCAGCCGCAGCGCCCTGCCGTCGGCCATCGCCTCGGTGCCATAGCCGGGCACTTCGCGCAGCCCTTCCACCGGCAGCGGCAACACGCCCTCGGCCCGCAGCGCGCCCGTCAGCGCCACCGCCAGCGGGTGGCTCGAGCCCATGGCGAGCGAAAGTGCCGCCCGCTTTGCGGCCTCGGGTACGTCGCTCAGGTTCACCGGATCCGGCGTGCCCATCGTCAGCGTGCCCGTCTTGTCGAACACCACGTGGCTCACCTCCGCCAGCCGCTCCAGCGCCGTGCCGTCCTTGATGAGCAGCCCCTTGCGGAAGAGCTTGCCCGAGGCCGCCGTCACAACCGCGGGTACGGCGAGGCCAAGCGCGCAAGGGCAGGTGATGATAAGCACGGCGGCGGCAATGTTCAGCGCCACCCGCGCATCCATCGTCGCCACGAACCAGCCGATCCCCGCCAGCGCCGAGAGGATGTGCACCCCCGGCGCATAAAGCCCCGCCGCCCGGTCGGCCAGCGAGGTGTATTTGTTCTTCGCGCTCTCCGCGACGGCCACCAGATCGGCCATGCGGTGCAGCGAGCTGTCCTTGCCCGCCGCCGTCACCCGCACGGTGAGCGGGCCGGTCAGGTTGACTTCCCCCGCGCTCACCACCTGACCCACCTCGGCGGCCACAGGCCGGGTCTCGCCGGTCAGCAGGGCGCGATCCAACTCGCTTGCGCCTTCCACGATTACACCGTCCACCGGCATCCGCCCGCCCGGGCGCACCAGCACCACGTCGCCCGGCACCAGCTCGCCCACGCCCACCGTCTCTTCCGCGCCGTCCACCAGCCGCACCGCGCGGGGCACCTCCAGCGCGGCCAGCTCCTCAGCGGCAGAGCGGGCCACGGCCCGCGTGCGGTAGTCGAGGTAACGCCCCGCCAACAGGAAGAAGGTGAGCGATAGGGCGGCGTCGAAATAGGCATGCGCGCCGGAATGGATCGTCTCGTAAAGCGAAGTGCCCAGCGCCAGCAGGATCGCCAGCGTGATTGGCACGTCCATGTTCAGCCGCCGCGCCTTCAACGCCACGGCGGCGGAGGCAAAGAAGGGCCGCCCGGCGAACCCCACGGCGGGGAAGGCGATTGCCGCGCTGATCCAGTGAAACAGGTCGCGTGTCGCCCCCTCGGCCCCGCTCCAAACGGCGACCGAAAGCAGCATGACGTTCATCATGGCAAACCCGGCGACGGCGAGGCGCATCAACAGGTCGCGGCCTGCTTTGTCAGCCTCGGTGCTGCTCAGTAGGCCTGCATCAAGCTCCTGCGCCTTGAACCCCGCCGCGCCAAGGGCGGCCACCAGCGCGCCGGGTTCAACAGCATCTTCAGCGTCCACGGTCGCGCGCTTTAGCGTCAGGTTCACCCGCGCTGAGGCCACGCCCGGCTGTGCGGCGAGCACGCGCTCAACGCCGCTGATACAGGCAGCGCAATGGATCTCGGGCAGCGAGAGCAAAAGCTCCTTCTCCGCCACGCCACCTGCCGCCACGTCCCCCATGCCGGGCAGTGCAACGCAGGCCGGGCAGGCCGCAAGGCCGCCACGTTCCACGCTGCCGTCCATCTTAGCCCCGCACCGTCAGGATGAGCCGCTGCTCAAACGGCGTGCCATCCACGGCATTGGCCTTCACCCGCACCTCCCAGCGCCCTTGGGCAAGGTCTACCGGTGCCACAAATCGCCCGCCTTCATAGGTAAACTCCGGCATCCGATCCTGATTGCGCACGGTGGTGCGGCCCACCATCACTTCAAAATTCTCCACCACAGCTGGCCGCCCCTCCGGCCCGGTGACGGCAATTGCCAAAACACCGCCTTCGTACTGCGGCGCAACGTTCCACCCCAAAGCCTCTTGCGCTTCTCGCTTGGCGTCAAACTGCTGGCTCGCAACGTAGGAGTTTTTAACTTCCAGCCCGGGGAAAGTGCTGACCGCCTTGTAAGCCATCACCAAGTTCACACCGATGATCACGGCAAAGGCCCCCGCTGTCACCGCAAACACCTGCCTTCCGGTAATCTCGCCCATGCTCACTGTCCCTTCCCGTTAAAGCTGCTGTCCTTGTGTACCCGGTCGCCATTGCTGAGGTCTTCTACCCAGAAGCGAAACTCCGTCAAATCGCCCTCCGCGGCGGCCGAGCCTGCTGGGGCAAACACGTGCACCCGTTGCAGCATGGTTTCGTCGGCGGGCACCATGACCGAGCCGTAGGGTGTGCCCTCAATCGCCACGCGCAGCACCGGGTCGCCCGTGATGGCAATGCCAAAGCGTCGGTCTTCGCCGTGCTTGTTGCGCAGGCGCAGCTCGTAGGTGTTGCGAATGGTTCCGTCCGACATGGTTACAAACACCGGGTTTCGCACGGGTGCGACCGTCAGGCTGATGTCATCACGAATGAACAACGCCACCACCAGACCAAGGCCCACAAGCGCCCAGAGAGCGGAGTAAAGGATCGTGCGCGGGCGGAAGATGTGGTGCTTCCACACGCTCCTCGCTTTATTCCCGGTGGTCTCCCATGCCTCATCCGAGATTGCGAGGTAACCAACCAGCCCGCGCGGGCGGCCCAGTTTGTCCATCATCTCGTCGCAGGCGTCGATGCACAGCCCGCAGGTGATGCACTCCATTTGCTGCCCGTTGCGGATGTCGATGCCCATCGGGCAGACGTTCACACAGGCAAAGCAGTCCACGCAGTCCCCTGCCGCCGGGTCTTTCGGCTTGCCGCGAGGCTCGCCGCGCCAATCGCGGTAGCCGATGGTCAGGGTGTTCTCGTCCATCATCGCGCCCTGAATGCGCGGCCACGGGCACATGTAGATGCAAACCTGCTCGCGCATGAAACCGCCGAAGACAAAGGTGGTGGCGGTAAGCACGGCGATGGTGGTGTAGGCCACCGGGTGGGCGTTCAGCGTGGCGAGATCGCGCAGCAGGGTCGGGGCATCGGTGAAGTAGAACACCCAAGCCCCGCCAGTCGCCAGAGCGATCAGCAGCCAAGTGACCCACTTCGTCGCTCTCAGCCGCGCCTTGCGGAAGTCCAGCTTTTTTTGCCGATGAAGGCGCAGCCGCGCGTTGCGGTCGCCTTCGATCCAGCGCTCAACAAGGATAAAGAGGTCGGTCCATACCGTCTGCGGGCAAGCATAGCCGCACCACACCCGCCCAAGCGCGGAGGTGAACAGGAACAGGCCCAGCCCGGCCATGATGAGCAGACCCGCGATGAAGTAAAACTCATGCGGCCAAATCTCGATCCAGAAAAAGAAAAACCGGCGATTGGCGAGGTCTACCAGCACAGCCTGATCGGGAAGGTTGGGGCCTCTGTCCCAGCGGATCCACGGAGTGAGGTAGTAGACGCCGAGGGTGGCCAGCATGATCACCCATTTCAGAGTGCGGAAACTTCCTTTTACCCGACGCGGGAAAATCGGTTCCCGCGCGGCATAGAGGCTCTTTGGCTCTTCCGGCTCAACTGTGCTCACGATTCACGCCCTTTCGCGCATACATCCCGGATTGTGAATGTCATGGCGCGGGCCGGGCGACATTGACCTGAATCAACAAAGCTGATTCTTCACTGCGAGTTTTCGCGCTGGATTTCGGGGAGGCCAGATGCACTTGGCCCCGACCCTTCCAAGGAAACGCGCGAACAGGAAGGAGGGCCGGGGCCTATCCGGTCGAGCCGGAAGTGCGGAGCTTCGGCGGAAGGGAGGTTGCCTTGGCTCGCTATGTCTCCCTTCTACGCCTCGCGCGACTCACCGGCTTTGATCTGGGTCAAGCGGCGGCGGTTTTATGGGCCCGCAGCCATTTGACGAACTTCGCCGCAGGCGGGCGCAGCGGACCGGGCCGGGTGACGATGTGATAGCCCTCTGCCACCGGTCCCCGGTTGAACAGAACCGTGAGCGTCCCTGCTTCAATATCCTCCTCGATCAACGCGCGGGTGGTGGCGGCCACGCCCTCTCCTCTGCGGGCCGCATCCAGCAGGAAATTACCAGGCAGATGGCTGTGAAGTTTTGCCCGCGCCTCCGTCACCCCTTGGCTCTTCAGCCACTCATCCACCTCATTTGTGCCGAACTCCTGAAGCCACGGCAGCTCCAACAGGTCTTCGGCGCGGCCAATCTTTCGGCCCGCCAAAAGCTCCGGCGCGGCGACGATCACATATTCTGACGCAATGAGCATCTCCGTAACAACGCCCGGCCAGTCGCCCTTGCCGTGGCGAATGGCAATATCCACGCCGCCAGGCGAAAGTGTTGCGAGCTGGGGTGATGGGTTCAGCATCAGTTCCACCTCCGGAAAACGTTCGCGAAACCCGGCAAGACGCGGCATCAGCCAATGAGCTGCAAACATCGGCGTGGTGGTGATTTGTACCGGTCGCCCTTCACCCTGCCCGGTGATCCGGGTCACGGCGTCGCCAATGAGCGCAAACCCCCCGCTAACGGCTGCGCCCAGTTCTTCGCCAGCTTCGGTTAGCCGCACTGAGCGGCCATCGCGCTGCACGAGCGCTACGCCAAGGTGGCTCTCCAGCGCCCTGATCTGTTGGCTGATCGCAGCATGTGTCACGCCCAGGGCCTCCCCCGCAGCCGTAATAGAGCCCGCCTCGGCCAGTGCCGCGAAGGCGCGGAGCATAGCAGGTGGGGGCAGGTCGCGAAGGGGCATGCGTTAGTATTCCTTACATACGGATATCTATTAAACTCGCGAATCCGCGCCGAGGCGTCAATGATCATGGGGTAACCGATGCACGAGAGGAGGCGCGAGATGTTCATGATTCTTTCAAAGGCCCTGTTCACGGCCACCCGGACGGGCAAGGGCCTTCCGCCCGCCGCGTGTCCTACGGCTCCCTGGCGGCTCACGCTGCCGCGGCTCACCGCGTTCCCCGACGCCTGATTGGTCAGCCGCATGATCGAAGGGCCGCCCCGGCAATCCGGGTGCGGCCCTTCTTTATGTCCAGGCCTTCGGGTTGCAACGTCCTTCACGCCGGTCTAGGTAGCAGTCGTTATGTTATAACATAACCATCCAACCAAAGAGGACTTCAATGCAACCCAACCTCCTCGGCGCAGCCTTCGCCGCTCTCCTCATCGCCATGCCTGCCGTCGCCGAAACCAAGCACGACCACGCCCATGATGCGGAGGCCGAGCAGATCTACAAAGGCTATTTTGAAGACAGCCAGATCGCCGATCGTCCGCTGTCGGACTGGGCGGGTGACTGGCAGTCGGTCTACCCGCTGCTCACCTCCGGCCAACTCGACGAGGTCATGGAACACAAGGCCGCGAATGGGGATAAGTCGGCGGAAGAGTATCGCGCCTATTACGAGACCGGCTACGTTACTGATGTGGATCGCATCGTGATCGAGGGCGACACTGTCACCTTCCACGGCGAAAACGGCCCACTTCAGGCCCGCTACGCCTACGACGGCTACGAAGTGCTGAACTACGAGAAAGGCAATCGCGGCGTCCGTTTCGTCTTTGCCAAAACCGAGGGTGATGCAGCTGCGCCTGCCTACTTCCAGTTCTCCGATCACAAGATCGCCCCCGGTAAGGCCGATCATTATCACCTCTACTGGGGCGATGATCGCGCCGCGCTGCTCGAAGAGGTGACGAACTGGCCCACCTACTACCCGTCCTCCCTGACGCCGGGCGAGGTGGTGCACGAGATGACGGCGCACTGACACCAGCGCACGAAAAGGGGCGCCCCAGTCTCCCGGAGCGGCCCGCAACTTATGTGGCAGATGCTTACTCGCCAGCCGCTTCAGCTGGCTCCTCGCCACCGCCGCGGGTGTGCACATAGGCCGACACTGCCCGGATCTCGGCTTCGCTCAACCGGGTATTCCAGTTGGGCATCACGCCAAAGCGGGCGTTGTAAACCGACTCGCGCACATCGGCGTAATCGCCGCCATAGAGCCAGATCGCGTCCGACAGGTTCGGCGCGCCCTGCTCCCGGTCGCCCTCGGCGTTCTCGCCATGGCAGGAAGAGCAGTTGTCTTCGAACACCACCTGCCCGGCCTCAACCAGCGAAGCATCCTGCGGCTCACCCGAGAGCGACATCACGTAGTTCACCACCTGCTCGATCTCTTCGGTCTCCAGCAGCTCGTCGGTGCCAAAGCGCGGCATTTCCGAGTAGCGGGCCTCACCCTCCGGGTCGTCCTCGTTGCGTATGCCGTGGGTGATGGTGAAGTGAATCGCTTCCATGTCACCGCCCCACAGCCAGTCATCATCCAGGAGGTTGGGGTAGCCCTTGGCCCCCGCCGCACCCGAGCCATGGCACTGGGCGCACCATGTCCGGAAAACCGCGCCACCAGCGTTCTGTGCAAAGCTGGCAAGCTCTGGGTCGCTGTTGATCTCGTTCAGATCGGCGGCCACCAGCTTTTGCCGCATGCCCTCGTTGGCGGCGTCGAAGCTGTCTATCTCCGCCTGCACCTCGGCGCGGGTCGAGTAACCCAGCAGCCCTGCCGTGGCACCTTTCACCAGCGGCCAGGCCGGGTAGGCGATGGTGTAGCCAATGCCCCAGATGATGGTGGCGTAGAAGGTCCAGAGCCACCAGCGCGGCATCGGGTTGTCGTATTCCTGAATCCCGTCCCAGCTGTGGCCGGTTGTCGGAATATCCTTTTCGGGCGTTGTCGGTTTCTTGCTCATTGCTTCGCCTCCTCGAGGCCCTCGCCCGCAGGCGTCTTTTCGTTCCGAAAGATCAGGTTGGCGCTCTCCTCATGGTCCTTCCGTGACCCGGGCCGAAACGCCCAGACCACGACACCAAGGAAGAAGACGAACATGGCAAGCAGAACCCAGCTGTCGGCCAGTTCACGCATCCACGAATAGGTATCCATCTCGCGTGCCCTCCCTTACCGGCTCTCGTCGGGCTGGAAGGTGGAAAAATCCACCATCGTCCCGAGCACCTGAAGATAGGCCACCAGAGCATCCATCTCGGTCAGCTCTGCTTGGCCATCGAAGTTGCGCACCTGCGCGGAGTCGCCGTAACGCTCGATCAGCCCGTCATAGTCGCTGTCCGGGTCGGCCTGCGCGGCAAAGTCCTCTGCTGCGGCTTCGAGCATCTCGTCGGTGTAGGGCACGCCCACCATCCGGTGGGTGGCCATCAGCTCGCCCACGTATTCGCCCTCGATCGGCCGGTCGAGCAGGTAGCCGTATTTCGGCATCACGCTCTCGGGCACCACGCTCTGCGGGTCGATCAGGTGGTCCACATGCCATTCGTCGGAGTAGCGCCCGCCCACCCGGGCCAAATCCGGCCCGGTGCGTTTGGAGCCCCACTGGAACGGGTGGTCATACTTGCTTTCCGCTGCCAGCGAATAATGGCCGTAGCGCTCCACCTCGTCGCGCATCGGGCGGATCATCTGACTATGACAGACGTAGCAGCCTTCGCGGATGTAAATGTCGCGCCCGGTCAACTCCAGCGGCGAGTAGGGCCGCACTCCCTCCACATCCTCAATCGTGTTGTCGAGGTAGAAGAGAGGGGCGATCTCCACGATGCCACCGACGGTGACAACGAGGAAGGAGCCCAAGAGTAGTAGCGTTGCGTTGGTTTCAAGGATCTTGTGCTTGTCGAGAAGTGCCATTTTCTCAGGCCCCCCTTATTCAGCGGCGACAGCGGCGGCGGCGGGCACTTTGGCCTCACCCTTCCGCACTGTCATCCACAGGTTCCAGGCCATGATCAGCGCACCGGCAAGGTAGAGCACCCCACCCAGAGCCCGGACCACATACATCGGGAATTTCGCGCTCACCGTGTCGGAGAAGGCGTTGACCAAGAAGCCGTTGGCGTCAACTTCACGCCACATCAGGCCTTCCATGATCCCGGTCACCCACATCGAGGAGGCGTAGAGAACGATCCCGATGGTGGCGAGCCAGAAGTGCCAGTTGACCGCCGGAAGGCTATAGAGCTTTGCCCGGTTCCACAGCTTCGGCGTCAGGAAGTAGAGCGCCCCGAAGGTGATCATCCCGTTCCAGCCCAGCGCGCCGGAGTGCACATGGCCAATGGTCCAGTCGGTGTAGTGGCTCAGGCTGTTGACCGCGCGGATCGACATCATCGGGCCCTCGAAAGTGGACATGCCATAAAAGCCGATGGAGACGATCATCATCCGGATGATCGGATCGGTGCGCAGCTTGTCCCACGCGCCACTCAGGGTCATCAGGCCATTGATCATGCCACCCCAGCTCGGCATCCACAGCACGATCGAAAACACCATGCCCAGCGTTGAGGCCCAGTCGGGCAGGGCGGTGTAATGCAGGTGGTGCGGACCGGCCCAGATGTAGAGGAAGATCAGCGCCCAGAAGTGGATGATCGACAGCTTGTAGGAGTAAACCGGCCGCTCGGCCTGCTTCGGGACGAAGTAGTACATCATCCCGAGGAAGCCGGCGGTGAGGAAGAAGCCCACTGCGTTGTGGCCATACCACCACTGTGTCATCGCATCCTGCACACCGGCAAACACCTGCACCGACTTGGCGCCGAAGATGCTCACCGGGATCGAGAGGTTGTTGACCACATGCAGCATGGCCACGGTCACGATGAAGCTGAGGAAGAACCAGTTTGCCACGTAGATGTGGCGCTCCTTGCGGTTCAGGATCGTGCCGAGGAACACCAGAAGATAAGCCACCCAGACGACGGTGAGCCAGATGTCCACGTACCATTCCGGTTCAGCGTATTCCTTGCTCT from Oceanicola sp. D3 includes the following:
- a CDS encoding heavy metal translocating P-type ATPase codes for the protein MDGSVERGGLAACPACVALPGMGDVAAGGVAEKELLLSLPEIHCAACISGVERVLAAQPGVASARVNLTLKRATVDAEDAVEPGALVAALGAAGFKAQELDAGLLSSTEADKAGRDLLMRLAVAGFAMMNVMLLSVAVWSGAEGATRDLFHWISAAIAFPAVGFAGRPFFASAAVALKARRLNMDVPITLAILLALGTSLYETIHSGAHAYFDAALSLTFFLLAGRYLDYRTRAVARSAAEELAALEVPRAVRLVDGAEETVGVGELVPGDVVLVRPGGRMPVDGVIVEGASELDRALLTGETRPVAAEVGQVVSAGEVNLTGPLTVRVTAAGKDSSLHRMADLVAVAESAKNKYTSLADRAAGLYAPGVHILSALAGIGWFVATMDARVALNIAAAVLIITCPCALGLAVPAVVTAASGKLFRKGLLIKDGTALERLAEVSHVVFDKTGTLTMGTPDPVNLSDVPEAAKRAALSLAMGSSHPLAVALTGALRAEGVLPLPVEGLREVPGYGTEAMADGRALRLGRAEWVGAEAGEDTATWLSLEGAAPVAFTFADRLRPGAAEAVAALTAAGCEVELLSGDAPRAVARFAKALGIDTFRAGVLPAEKAARVEALQAGGAKVLMVGDGLNDTAALAAAHASVSPATALDAARVASDIVLLGESVAPVADAVTMSRRAVKRIRENFQIATAYNVIAVPLAVAGMATPLVAALAMSASSITVSLNALRLR
- a CDS encoding FixH family protein, whose amino-acid sequence is MGEITGRQVFAVTAGAFAVIIGVNLVMAYKAVSTFPGLEVKNSYVASQQFDAKREAQEALGWNVAPQYEGGVLAIAVTGPEGRPAVVENFEVMVGRTTVRNQDRMPEFTYEGGRFVAPVDLAQGRWEVRVKANAVDGTPFEQRLILTVRG
- the ccoG gene encoding cytochrome c oxidase accessory protein CcoG; translated protein: MSTVEPEEPKSLYAAREPIFPRRVKGSFRTLKWVIMLATLGVYYLTPWIRWDRGPNLPDQAVLVDLANRRFFFFWIEIWPHEFYFIAGLLIMAGLGLFLFTSALGRVWCGYACPQTVWTDLFILVERWIEGDRNARLRLHRQKKLDFRKARLRATKWVTWLLIALATGGAWVFYFTDAPTLLRDLATLNAHPVAYTTIAVLTATTFVFGGFMREQVCIYMCPWPRIQGAMMDENTLTIGYRDWRGEPRGKPKDPAAGDCVDCFACVNVCPMGIDIRNGQQMECITCGLCIDACDEMMDKLGRPRGLVGYLAISDEAWETTGNKARSVWKHHIFRPRTILYSALWALVGLGLVVALFIRDDISLTVAPVRNPVFVTMSDGTIRNTYELRLRNKHGEDRRFGIAITGDPVLRVAIEGTPYGSVMVPADETMLQRVHVFAPAGSAAAEGDLTEFRFWVEDLSNGDRVHKDSSFNGKGQ
- a CDS encoding LysR family transcriptional regulator; protein product: MPLRDLPPPAMLRAFAALAEAGSITAAGEALGVTHAAISQQIRALESHLGVALVQRDGRSVRLTEAGEELGAAVSGGFALIGDAVTRITGQGEGRPVQITTTPMFAAHWLMPRLAGFRERFPEVELMLNPSPQLATLSPGGVDIAIRHGKGDWPGVVTEMLIASEYVIVAAPELLAGRKIGRAEDLLELPWLQEFGTNEVDEWLKSQGVTEARAKLHSHLPGNFLLDAARRGEGVAATTRALIEEDIEAGTLTVLFNRGPVAEGYHIVTRPGPLRPPAAKFVKWLRAHKTAAA
- a CDS encoding metal-binding protein ZinT yields the protein MQPNLLGAAFAALLIAMPAVAETKHDHAHDAEAEQIYKGYFEDSQIADRPLSDWAGDWQSVYPLLTSGQLDEVMEHKAANGDKSAEEYRAYYETGYVTDVDRIVIEGDTVTFHGENGPLQARYAYDGYEVLNYEKGNRGVRFVFAKTEGDAAAPAYFQFSDHKIAPGKADHYHLYWGDDRAALLEEVTNWPTYYPSSLTPGEVVHEMTAH
- the ccoP gene encoding cytochrome-c oxidase, cbb3-type subunit III, coding for MSKKPTTPEKDIPTTGHSWDGIQEYDNPMPRWWLWTFYATIIWGIGYTIAYPAWPLVKGATAGLLGYSTRAEVQAEIDSFDAANEGMRQKLVAADLNEINSDPELASFAQNAGGAVFRTWCAQCHGSGAAGAKGYPNLLDDDWLWGGDMEAIHFTITHGIRNEDDPEGEARYSEMPRFGTDELLETEEIEQVVNYVMSLSGEPQDASLVEAGQVVFEDNCSSCHGENAEGDREQGAPNLSDAIWLYGGDYADVRESVYNARFGVMPNWNTRLSEAEIRAVSAYVHTRGGGEEPAEAAGE
- a CDS encoding cbb3-type cytochrome c oxidase subunit 3, yielding MDTYSWMRELADSWVLLAMFVFFLGVVVWAFRPGSRKDHEESANLIFRNEKTPAGEGLEEAKQ
- the ccoO gene encoding cytochrome-c oxidase, cbb3-type subunit II produces the protein MALLDKHKILETNATLLLLGSFLVVTVGGIVEIAPLFYLDNTIEDVEGVRPYSPLELTGRDIYIREGCYVCHSQMIRPMRDEVERYGHYSLAAESKYDHPFQWGSKRTGPDLARVGGRYSDEWHVDHLIDPQSVVPESVMPKYGYLLDRPIEGEYVGELMATHRMVGVPYTDEMLEAAAEDFAAQADPDSDYDGLIERYGDSAQVRNFDGQAELTEMDALVAYLQVLGTMVDFSTFQPDESR
- the ccoN gene encoding cytochrome-c oxidase, cbb3-type subunit I, with the translated sequence MWDYVKIVLFGLIALLAAIAANYARDLAYMVHALIICAVAAGMFIWAVRTTWEEKPAPALNAEGYMDGVVRYGVVATAFWGVVGFLVGTFIAFQLAFPGLNFQLLGDGIGNFGRLRPLHTSAVIFAFGGNALIATSFYIVQRTSAARLWGGNLAWFVFWGYNLFIILAATGYLLGATQSKEYAEPEWYVDIWLTVVWVAYLLVFLGTILNRKERHIYVANWFFLSFIVTVAMLHVVNNLSIPVSIFGAKSVQVFAGVQDAMTQWWYGHNAVGFFLTAGFLGMMYYFVPKQAERPVYSYKLSIIHFWALIFLYIWAGPHHLHYTALPDWASTLGMVFSIVLWMPSWGGMINGLMTLSGAWDKLRTDPIIRMMIVSIGFYGMSTFEGPMMSIRAVNSLSHYTDWTIGHVHSGALGWNGMITFGALYFLTPKLWNRAKLYSLPAVNWHFWLATIGIVLYASSMWVTGIMEGLMWREVDANGFLVNAFSDTVSAKFPMYVVRALGGVLYLAGALIMAWNLWMTVRKGEAKVPAAAAVAAE